From one Meles meles chromosome 18, mMelMel3.1 paternal haplotype, whole genome shotgun sequence genomic stretch:
- the CBX4 gene encoding E3 SUMO-protein ligase CBX4 — protein MELPAVGEHVFAVESIEKKRIRKGRVEYLVKWRGWSPKYNTWEPEENILDPRLLIAFQNRERQEQLMGYRKRGPKPKPLVVQVPTFARRSNVLTGLQDSSADNRAKLELGAQGKGQGHQYELNSKKHHQYQPHSKERAGKPPPPGKSGKYYYQLNSKKHHPYQPDPKMYDLQYQGGHKEAPSPTCPDLGAKSHPPDKWAHGAGAKGYLGAVKPLASAAGAPGKGSEKGPPNGMTPAPKEAVTGNGIGGKMKIVKNKNKNGRIVIVMSKYMENGMQAVKIKSGEAAEGEARSPGHKKRAAEERHPPADRTFKKAAGPEEKKAEAPSKRREEEAQGAGDPQPQDAGSRKLSPTKEAFGEQPLQLTTKPDLLAWDPARSAHAPSHHHHHHHHHHHAVGLNLSHARKRCLSETHGEREPCKKRLTARSISTPTCLGGSPAAEHPTDVPPAATLPQPEVILLDSDLDEPIDLRCVKTRGEAGEPPNALQVKPEAPATVAAGAAAPVTAAEKPPAEAQDEPEEPLSEFKPFFGNIIITDVTANCLTVTFKEYVTV, from the exons ATGGAGCTGCCAGCTGTTGGCGAGCACGTCTTCGCGGTGGAGAGCATCGAGAAGAAGCGGATCCGCAAG GGCAGAGTGGAGTATCTGGTGAAATggagaggctggtcccccaa ATATAACACGTGGGAACCCGAGGAGAACATCCTGGATCCCCGGCTGCTGATCGCCTTCCAGAACAG ggagcggcaggagcagctGATGGGATACCGGAAGAGAGGGCCGAAGCCCAAACCGCTGGTGGTGCAG gTGCCGACGTTTGCCCGTCGCTCCAACGTGCTGACTGGACTCCAGGACTCCTCCGCAGACAACCGCGCCAAGCTGGAGCTGGGCGCTCAGGGCAAGGGCCAGGGCCACCAGTACGAGCTCAACAGCAAGAAGCACCACCAGTACCAGCCGCACAGCAAGGAGCGGGCCGGCAAGCCCCCGCCGCCGGGCAAGAGCGGCAAGTACTACTACCAGCTCAACAGCAAGAAGCATCACCCCTACCAGCCGGACCCCAAGATGTACGACCTGCAGTACCAGGGCGGCCACAAGGAGGCGCCCAGCCCCACTTGCCCGGACCTGGGCGCCAAGAGCCACCCCCCGGACAAGTGGGCGCACGGCGCGGGGGCCAAGGGCTACCTGGGAGCCGTGAAGCCCCTGGCCAGTGCGGCCGGGGCTCCGGGCAAGGGCTCGGAGAAGGGTCCTCCCAACGGGATGACGCCGGCCCCCAAGGAGGCGGTGACGGGCAACGGGATCGGGGGCAAGATGAAGATCgtcaagaacaagaacaagaacggGCGCATCGTGATCGTCATGAGCAAATACATGGAGAACGGCATGCAGGCGGTGAAGATCAAGTCCGGCGAGGCGGCCGAGGGCGAGGCGCGCTCCCCGGGCCACAAGAAGCGCGCCGCGGAGGAGCGCCACCCCCCGGCCGACAGGACTTTCAAAAAGGCCGCGGGGCCGGAGGAGAAGAAGGCGGAGGCGCCGTccaagaggagggaggaggaagcgcAGGGCGCCGGCGACCCGCAGCCCCAGGACGCCGGCTCCCGCAAGCTGTCCCCGACCAAGGAAGCCTTCGGCGAGCAGCCCCTGCAGCTCACCACCAAGCCCGACCTGCTGGCCTGGGACCCGGCCCGGAGCGCCCACGcgccctcccaccaccaccaccatcaccaccaccaccaccacgcggTCGGCCTGAATCTCTCCCACGCGCGCAAGCGCTGCCTCTCCGAGACCCACGGCGAGCGCGAGCCCTGCAAAAAGCGCCTCACGGCGCGCAGCATCAGCACCCCCACCTGCCTGGGGGGCAGCCCGGCCGCCGAACACCCCACCGACGTGCCCCCCGCCGCCACCCTCCCGCAGCCCGAGGTCATCCTGCTGGACTCGGATCTGGATGAGCCCATAGACTTGCGCTGCGTCAAGACGCGCGGCGAAGCCGGGGAGCCCCCAAACGCCCTCCAAGTGAAGCCCGAGGCGCCCGCGACGGTGGCGGCGGGGGCAGCTGCGCCGGTGACAGCGGCCGAGAAGCCTCCGGCTGAGGCCCAGGACGAGCCCGAGGAGCCGCTAAGCGAGTTCAAGCCCTTCTTTGGGAATATAATTATCACCGACGTCACCGCGAACTGCCTCACCGTCACGTTCAAGGAGTACGTGACGGTGTAG